Within the Oncorhynchus masou masou isolate Uvic2021 chromosome 1, UVic_Omas_1.1, whole genome shotgun sequence genome, the region GAGGCCGAGCGCTCTGTCAACTGGACAGTGGAAGAGACCCAGGTGTTGCTGTGTGCCTGGAGTGACGAGCGAGTGCAGAAGAGCCTGGCGGAGAATGTCCGTAACCGCCATGTTTTCAAACACCTCTCAGCCCGCATGTGTGACCTGGGCTTCTCCCGCAGCCCTCACCAGTGCCGGCTCCGCGTCAAGACCCTCAAGGCCAACTATGTCAGAGCCAAGCTGCTGATGAGCGTGGATGACTCCCAACCCTGCAGTTTCAGGTACTACTCTGAGATGGATGCTGTGCTGGGTAGAAATCGCGCTATGGAAGGGACTGGAGGAGGGCGCCGTTTTGGATCTCCCGAAGGCATAGGAGGATTATTAGgagggtgccattttgggtcTGAATTGATCGCAGAAACAGGGCGCTATTTGGGATCTGAAGGCATTGGAGGACTAGGAGGAGGATGCAATTTTGTATCTTCGGAGGGGCCGGCAGGACGGAAGGCACGGTATATGGTATCTGAGATGAAggtggaggaggacagggaggcaGACGATACAGACGACTACGAGTTCAACGATGTCATCACTCGGCCACCGGTTGGCCCGGGTGGAAGACGCCATGATGCTTTTCTAGAGCACAGCAACGACTATCATGAACCTGCTGGTATGTACTCTACTCTCTGTCGGTCACACTTTCTGCTATCAATGCCACTGATTATCATTATATCATCAAAGGTAGACTCAGCAAgatgttatcaaatcaaattttatttgtcacatacacacggttagcagatgttaatgcgagtagcgaaatgcttgtgcttctagttctgacaatgcagtaataaccaacaagtaatctaacttaacaatttcacaacaattaccttatacacacaagtgtaaagggatgaagaatatgtacataaagatatatgaatgagtgatggtacagaacggcataggcaagatgcagtagatggtatcgtgtacagtatatacatatgagatgagtagggtatgtaaacaaagtggcatagttaaagtggctagtgatacatgtattacataaagaggcagtagatgatatagagtacagtatatacatatgagatgagtaatgtagggtatgtaaacaaagtggctagtgatacatgtattacataaagatgcagtagataatatagagtacagtatatacatatacatatgagatgagtaatgtagtgtatgtaaacatgtaaaagtggcattgtttaaagtggctagtgtaaCAGTtcttacatcaatttttccattattatagtggctagagttgagtcggtatgttagtggtggctgtttaacagtccttgagatagaagctgtgtttcagtctctcggtccccgctttgatgcacctgtactgaccttgccttctggatgatagtggagtgaaaaggcagtggctcgggtggttgttgtccttgataatctttatggccttcctgtgacatcgggtggtgtaggtgtcctggagggcaggtagtttccccccggtgatgcgttgtgcagacctcactaccctctggagagccttacggttgtgggcggagcagttgccgtaccaggcggtgatacagcccgacaggatgttctcgattgtgcgtctgtaaaagtttgagtgcttttggtgacaagctgaattttttcagcctcctgaggttgaagaggcgctgctgcgccttcttcacgatgctgtctgtgtgagtggaccaattcagtttgtctgtgatgtgtatgccgaggaacttgaaacgcactaccctctccattactgttccatcgatgtggatagggaggtgctccctctgctgtttcctgaagtccgcgatcatctcctttgttttgttgacgttgagtgtgaggttattttcctgacaccacactccgagggccctcacctcctccctgtaggctgtcttgtcgttgttggtaatcaagcctaccactgttgtgtcgtctgcaaacttgatgattgagttagaggcgtgcatggccacgctgtcgtgggtgaacagggagtacaggagagagctcAGAATGGACCCTtgtgggccccagtgttgaggatcagcggggtggagatgttgttacctaccctcaccacctgggggcggcccgtcacgaagtccaggacccagttgcacagggcgtggtcgagacccagggactcgagcttgatgacgagcttggagggtactatggtgttaaatgctgagctgtagtctgaacagcattctcacataggtattcctcttgtccagatgggttagggcagtgtgcagtgtggttgcgattgcgtcgtctgtggacctattggggcaataagtaaattggagtgggtctagggtgtcaggtagggtggaggtgatatggtccttgactagtctctcaaagcacttcatgatgacggaagtgagtgctacggggcggtagtcgtttagctcagttaccttagctttcttgggaacaggaacgatggtggccctcttgaagcatgtgggaacagcagactgggataagggttgattgaatatgtccgtaaacacaccagccagctggtctgcgcatgctctgagggcgcggctggggatgccgtctgggcctgcagccttgcgagggttaacacgtttaaatgttttactcacctcggctgcagtgaaggagagtccgcatgttttgttTGCGggtcgtgtcagtggcactgtattgccTGCAGTCTTTTACCTAGTCGGGGATTTggtctagcaacctttcggttactggcccaacactctaaccactaggctccctgccacctctacactctaaccactaggcttcctgccacctctacactctaaccactaggctccctgctgcccctacactgaccactaggttacctgcccccCCCCTACACTAACGACCAGGttacctgccccccctacactaaccactaggttacctgccacccctacactaaccactaggctacctgccacccctacactaaccactaggttacctgccacccctacactaaccactaggttacctgccccccctacactaaccactaggttacctgccacctctacactctaaccactaggctacctgccacctctacactctaaccactaggctacctgccacccctacactaaccactaggttacctgccccccctacactaaccactaggttacctgccacccctacactctaaccactaggttacctgccacccctacactctaaccactaggctacctgccacccctatactctaaccactaggttacctgccccccctacactaaccactaggttacctgccccccctacactaaccactaggttacctgccacccctacactctaaccactaggctacctgccacccctatactctaaccactaggttacctgccacccctacactaaccactaggttacctgccgcccctacactctaaccatatAATAATAGTTTATCAAAAATGTTAAACTTCTGATCTGCCTCATCGCTTTTAATTTTGGGGGGGATGTAGCTGTAGGCTACTGGTTGTATATCCCAGAGTTTGTTTGGAATAGGCTATTTCTTTCTCGCACAGAatgacaagctgaccaatagaataggtacaTTTTTTAGACTAGGTCTAGGATATAGGCTTTATCACATTTCTTCTCCTTTCTTTGGACAGGAAAATGTTAGCCTTTTTTTATAAACCCTTTTCATGCGATTCTACtacgctttgtgtgtgtgtgtgtgtgtgtacgtacgtacgtacgtatttacagtcaaatgtttggacacacccatTCCAGGgttcttctttaaaaaaaaaactattttcaacattgtagaataatagtgaagacatcaaaatgatgtagccaccctttgccttgataacagctttgctcacagttggcattctctcaaccagcttcatgagctcgtcacctggaatgcatttcaattaacaggtgtgccttgttaatttgtggaatttctttccttcttaatgtgtttgagccagtcagttgtgttgtgacatggtaggggtgatatacagaagaaagccctatttggGAAAATACCattttggcaagaacagctcaaataagcaaagagaaatgacagtccatcattactttaagaaatgaaagtcagtcaatctggaaaatgaaggactttttaaagtttcttcaagtgcagttacaaaaaccatcaagcgctatgatgaaactggctttcgtGAGGACCACCACAAGAAAGGACCACCCAGAGttagctctgctgcagaggataagttcattagagttactagcctcagaaattgcagcccaaataaatgcttcacagagttcaagtaacagacttcTCAACTACAACTGCctttgaatcaggccttcgtggttgaatttctgcaaagaaaccactactaaaggacagcaataagaaaaagagacttgcttgggccaagaaacacgagcaatggacattacaccGGTGAAATTTTCTGATGAGTccatatttgagatttttggttccaactgctgtgtctttgtgagtcgcagagtaggtgaacggatgatctccgcatgtgtggttctcacgtgaagcatggaggaggaggtgtgggggtgctttgctggtgacactgactgtgatttatttataattcaaggcacacttaaccagcatagctaccacagcattctgcatcgaTACGCCATCCCAGAACAATGATcccacacacatccaggctgtgtaagggctatgtgaacaagaaggagattgatggagtgctgtatcagatgacctggcctccacactcacctgacctcaacccaattgggatgagttgaactgcagagtgaaggaaaagcagccaacaaatgccgTTGgacaagcattccaggtgaagctggttgatagaatgcccagagtgtgtaaagctgtcatcaaggcaaagggaggctactttgaagaacctaaaatatatataaatatattttgatttgtttaacacttatgtAGATGTATATTGTGAATGGCCataagctttaaaaaaaaaaaaaagtgaggcCATATTGCATGTGTAGTGCTCACACGGTGACTTCAGAAGGACCTGTTTTGCAACAGTAGTTGAATGCCTCAAGGATGAGAAGGCACGGCACCACATCAGACACACAACTGGCTGTCAGTTTGAAGTTGGTCAATGTGGATTGTAAACGGCTCCAACAACCTCACAAGGCTGTTCTAGCTTGGCCCAGTCCGTGCTCGTCCTCGGATTCTTTCCCTGTTAGCTGGTGATAGTGATGTCACCTATTTGAAACATCGCCATGGCAACCATTTCCTGGCAACCCACCAGATTCAGAAGCTTAAACTTTTTTTGATTTTTGCCAAAAGTTTTTAGACTAAGAAAAACTAAACaatttgtttatattttttttgcaGTCCAAAATATTAGCTTCAGTAGAGTTTGTTtttcaagtgttttttttttatatatatttttattttgctaAATTGTTTTTCCAATTTATTTTAGTTTCTGTTTTCatttactataataaccttgcAATTTGGGTAAACTGTTGATTCTACattgtagtgaagacatcaaatctatgaaataaaacatatggaatcatgtagtaaccaaaaaagtgttaaacaaattaccCAATGTTGTGATAATAAAGCTTTATCAAAATCAGAATATCTGATAAATTAATCTATTTAATCTCTTGCATTGCAGTTCATCCATTGGAGGATGACCGCAGCCCCAGGTCAACACCGCCACCAACCCAGCCTGCTTGCCATTTTTCTCCACCCCCAGACCATAGCCCCAACTTGGGCAGTGGTATCAACATTCCCTCCGCCCAGCCCCTAGAGCCTGTTTTGAAGCACTTGGCAGACTGCTTCCAGAGGCTGGTCTCAGAGTCCCGGGGTCTGATGGTGCAGCTGGAGGGCCAGAGGCAGGAGCAGGTCAGAGACGAATAGATAGATATGTCTATCTAAACAGggccttcgggaaagtattcagaccccttgactttttccacattttgttacgttacagccttgttctaaaatggatcaaatataatcctcatcaatctacacacaataccccacaatgacatcacaataccccacaatgacatcacaataccccacaatgacaacaaaaatatatacctTATTTAAGCATTCATATTCTTTGCTATGAGAAACTAAATTGCGCTCGggtgcatcccgtttccattgatcatccttgagttgtttctacaacttgattggagtccaactgtggtaaatgtaattgattggacatgatttgggaaggcacacacctgcctatataaggtcccacagttggcagtgcatgtcagagcaaaaaccaagccatgcggtTGAAGGAAGTGTCCATAGAGTtccgagaaaggattgtgtcgaggcacagatctggggaagggaaccaaaacagttatgcagcattgaaggtccccaagaacacagtggccgccatcattctgaaatggaagaagtttagaaccatcaagactcttccctAGAGCTAACCGCCTGGACAAACTGAGcagttgggggagaagggccttgtcctaggaggtgaccaagaaccaaatggtcactctgacagagctccagagttcctctatgaagatgggagaaccttccagaaggacaaccatctctgcagcactccaccaatcaggcctttatgatagagtggcccgacggaagccactcctcagtaaaagacacatgacaaccCTATTAGtttcccaaaaggcacctaaagactcagaccataaGGCACAAgattctcaggtctgatgaaaccatgattgaactctttggcctgaatgccaagcgtcacttctggaggaaagagagagatagagagggagagggaaaataGCTGTaaagcgatgctccccatccaacctgacagatcttgagaggatctgcagagaagaatgggagaaacaccccaaatacaggtgtaccaagcttgtagcgtcatacccaagaagactcgaggatgtaatcgctgcccaaggtacttcgacaaagtactgagtaaagggtctgaatacttatgtaaaagtgatatttccgtatgtatttttttatattgttttgctaaaatttctaaaaacccatTTTTTTTTGCTTggttattgtgtgcagattgatgagggaaacgaTACATTTAATCATTTTtcgaataaggctttaacgtatcAAAATGTGAGGAAAgttcaagtggtctgaatactttctgaacgcacCCTATATgtggtgtgtcccaaatgacaccctgtagTCCCATGGTGTATAGGGAATACCCTATTACCTATGTAGTAGTCCCATAGTGTATAGGGAATACCCTATTACCTATTTAGTAGTCCCATAGTTTATAGGGAATACCCTATTACCTATGTAGTAGTCCCATAGTGTATAGGGAATACCCTATTACCTATGTAGTAGTCCCATAGTGTATAGGGAATACCCTATTACATATGTAGTAGTCCCATAGTGTATAGGGAATACCCTATTACCTGTCGTCCCATAGTTTATAGGGAATACCCTattacctacagtggggcaaaaaagtatttagtcagccaccaattgtgcaagttctcccacttaaaaagatgagagaggcctgtaattttcatcataggtacacttcatttATTTAAAACAACAGCCTACTCTGGTGGCGAAGTGGCGCCGTTAAGTCGACGTTGAGACATTTTCTATACTCTCAGAATGTTCTGGTTCTAACTTTCTGTCACTAGAACAACAGTAGTAGTTGTACCGGTGTGTGAGAATGTtttcccttgataccaattgagccatgtttccatgcccaaagaattcaggctgttctgtaGTTAGAGGAGGgtccgacccggtactagatACCTATTATAAACTGTACATCATAATGCTTTTGGTAGAAAACTCAGTGTCTAAAActctcctcgctctctttctctctctctctctctctgtctctgtctctttgtcagGCTCGCTGGCAGCAGGACTTGCTC harbors:
- the LOC135509596 gene encoding uncharacterized protein LOC135509596 isoform X2, with the translated sequence MNPPIINSTNSVTTSTKRKREAERSVNWTVEETQVLLCAWSDERVQKSLAENVRNRHVFKHLSARMCDLGFSRSPHQCRLRVKTLKANYVRAKLLMSVDDSQPCSFRYYSEMDAVLGRNRAMEGTGGGRRFGSPEGIGGLLGGCHFGSELIAETGRYLGSEGIGGLGGGCNFVSSEGPAGRKARYMVSEMKVEEDREADDTDDYEFNDVITRPPVGPGGRRHDAFLEHSNDYHEPAVHPLEDDRSPRSTPPPTQPACHFSPPPDHSPNLGSGINIPSAQPLEPVLKHLADCFQRLVSESRGLMVQLEGQRQEQARWQQDLLSQWLEREEMRQREAADREDRREKARMAHEIRVLTLLSGLAQNQQRQKQTPHHSCSCCHQCSRVEAVGGAVAGASAITRHDDGTEDRDQMESAAL
- the LOC135509596 gene encoding uncharacterized protein LOC135509596 isoform X1, coding for MNPPIINSTNSVTTSTKSKFLKKGKREAERSVNWTVEETQVLLCAWSDERVQKSLAENVRNRHVFKHLSARMCDLGFSRSPHQCRLRVKTLKANYVRAKLLMSVDDSQPCSFRYYSEMDAVLGRNRAMEGTGGGRRFGSPEGIGGLLGGCHFGSELIAETGRYLGSEGIGGLGGGCNFVSSEGPAGRKARYMVSEMKVEEDREADDTDDYEFNDVITRPPVGPGGRRHDAFLEHSNDYHEPAVHPLEDDRSPRSTPPPTQPACHFSPPPDHSPNLGSGINIPSAQPLEPVLKHLADCFQRLVSESRGLMVQLEGQRQEQARWQQDLLSQWLEREEMRQREAADREDRREKARMAHEIRVLTLLSGLAQNQQRQKQTPHHSCSCCHQCSRVEAVGGAVAGASAITRHDDGTEDRDQMESAAL